The Chryseobacterium sp. JV274 sequence GAGGAGATTGAAGAATTTGCCAGAGAATATGATCTTGCATATAAAAGATTTCCATTGTTGACTGCTTTAAGCAAGCATAGGGATTTATTGAGACAGAATGCCAATAATGCCTACTATATTTTAGAAGAATAAAATGAAATATTTAAGATTATCAGGCCTCGAGCCTCTTATCATAACACCGGAGAGCAATTTCATCAATGTTGGTGAAAGGACTAACGTTGCCGGTTCCAAAAAGTTTTTAAGACTGATCAAAGAGGAGAAATTCTCCGAAGCATTAGATATTGCCCGCCATCAGGTAGAAGGAGGTGCCCAGATTCTGGATGTCAACTTTGATGATGGATTGATTGATGGAAAAGCATCCATGATCAAATTCCTGAACTTAATTGCCTCCGAACCGGATATCGCAAGAATCCCGATCATGGTAGATTCTTCCAAGTGGGAAATCCTTGAAGCAGGTCTTCAGGTAGCTCAGGGAAAATGTGTGGTAAATTCTATCAGTTTGAAAGAAGGCGAGGAAGAATTTATCAAACATGCCAAAGCTATTAAAAGATATGGAGCAGCAGTTATTGTAATGGCATTTGATGAGGTAGGGCAGGCTGACAGTTTTGAACGAAGAATTGAAATTTCAAAACGTTCTTATGATATTCTTGTCAATCAACTTGGTTTTCCGGCAGAAGACATCATTTTTGACTTAAATATCTTTCCTGTGGCAACGGGAATGGATGAGCACAGAAGAAATGCCATCGACTTTATTGAAGCTACACGTTGGGTAAGACAAAATCTTCCTTATGCATCCGTGAGTGGGGGAGTGAGTAATGTTTCCTTCTCTTTCCGTGGAAATGATACTGTGAGAGAAGCAATGCACTCTGTTTTTCTTTATCACGCCATCCAGGCAGGAATGAACATTGGTATTGTAAACCCGGCGATGCTGGAAGTTTATGATGAAATCAATAAAGAATTACTGGAGCTTGTAGAAGATGTAATCCTGGATAAAAGAGAAGATGCTACAGAAAGACTTCTTGACTATTCAGAAAAACACAAATCAGTCAAAAAAGAAAAAACCGAAGACTTAGAATGGAGAAACAATCCATTACAGGAAAGAATTACCTATGCATTGGTAAAAGGGATCGACCGTTTTATTGAAGAAGATGTAGAAGAAGCAAGACAGTCAGCTGCAAGACCACTTCATGTAATCGAAATTAATCTGATGACCGGAATGGGAGTAGTAGGAGATTTATTCGGAAGCGGGAAAATGTTCTTACCTCAGGTCGTAAAGTCTGCAAGGGTAATGAAAAAAGCTGTGGCTTATCTGCAACCTTTCATTGAAGCTGAAAAAGATGGAGCAAAACCTGCCAACGGAAAGATCTTAATGGCAACAGTAAAAGGGGACGTTCATGATATTGGTAAAAATATTGTGAGTGTCGTTTTGGGTTGTAACAACTATGAAATCGTCGACCTTGGAGTAATGGTTCCGGCTGAAAAAATTATTCAGACGGCTATTGCAGAAAAAGTAGACGTTATAGGATTAAGCGGATTGATTACACCAAGTTTGGATGAAATGGTGTATATCGCCTCAGAATTAGAAAGACAAAATTTAGATTTTCCTTTATTAATCGGTGGTGCTACAACTTCAAAGGCGCATACCGCAGTGAAAATTGATTTAAAATATAAAAATGCAGTCGTTCACGTGAATGATGCATCAAGAGCTGTAAACGTAGTAAGTTCATTATTGGGTGACAGAAATAAAGAATATGTTTCGGATTTAAAGAATGACTATTCCGACTTCAGAGAAAAGTTCCTGAACAGACAGGTGGATAAAGATTATGTATCCATCCAGGAAGCAAGAGAGAATTATTTTAAAATTGATTGGGAGAATGAAGAGATTTTCACTCCGAATACGATAGGAATAAAAGTTATCGAAAATCAGGATTTGAGGGAACTTCTTCCTTTCATCGACTGGTCACCGTTTTTCAGAAGCTGGGATCTTCACGGAAAATACCCGAATATCCTGGAAGATGAGGTGGTAGGAGCTCAGGCGAAAGAATTATTCAAAGATGCTCAGGTGATTCTAAAGAGAATTCTGGATGAAAAGCTTCTAACAGCAAAAGCCATTTTCGGGATCTTTAAAGCCAATTCCAATGAATCTGATGATATCTTGATTTTTGATGAAAATAACAATGAGCAGGCGAAGTTTTTAACCTTAAGACAGCAGGCTCAAAGATCAAAAGGAAAAGATTATCTGGCACTAAGTGATTTCATCGCTCCTCAAAGCTCAGGAAAAACCGATTATGTGGGGGCATTCTGTGTAACTACCGGATTCGGAACCGATGAATTGTCCAGTGAATACGAAAAAGCCAATGATGATTACAATTCCATTATGGTAAAAGCCCTGGCAGATCGTTTTGCAGAAGCCTATGCTGAATTCTTACACAAAAAAGTAAGAACAGAATATTGGGGATATGCCAATCAGGAAAGCTTAAGCAACGAAGAATTGATTGCCGAAAAATACAAAGGAATCCGTCCGGCACCGGGATATCCGGCTTGCCCAGACCACCTGGAAAAGAAAACAATCTGGGATCTTTTAAAAGTAGAAGAAAATACAGGTGTTTTCCTTACAGAAAGCCTGGCGATGTTCCCGACAGCATCTGTTTCCGGATATTATTTCGGAAGCCCGCATGCCAAATACTTCGGATTAGGAAAAATTACAGAGGACCAGCTTAAAGATTATGCAGCAAGAAGAGGTTGCAGTATCCAGGAAGCGAGAAAATGGTTGTCACCAAATTTAGCAGATTAACATTGACATGAAGATAACAGAACACATTAAAAATGCAAATGGAAAAACTTTATTCTCCTTAGAAGTTGTTCCGCCACAGAAAGGAATCGGGATTGAAGACCTCTATACGAATATAGATCCATTGATGGAATTCAAACCGCCTTTCATTGATGTTACAACATCCAGAGAAGAATATATCTATCTGGATAAAGGCAATGGACTTATGGAACGCCGTATTACGAGAATGCGTCCGGGAACCTTAGGGATTTGTGCTGCTATTCAACATAAATATAATGTAGATACGGTTCCTCATCTTCTTTGCGGAGGTTTTACAAAAGAAGAGACAGAATATCTTCTGGTAGACTGTATGTACCTCGGGATAGATAATGTAATGGCCCTAAGAGGAGATGCTATGAAAGGACATCAGTATTTTGAGCCTACTCAGGGAGGACATCCAAGTGCCATGGATCTTGTGGATCAGATCAATAACCTGGGAAGAGGAAAATACCTTCATAACGAAGAACAGGCATGTGATGAATTGAATAAATTCTGCATCGGTGTTGCCGGATATCCGGAAAAACATATGGAGGCACCTTCCATGAATTATGATCTGAAGTGGCTGAAACAAAAAGTAGATGCCGGAGCAGATTATATTGTTACCCAAATGTTCTTTGACAATAAAAAGTATATAGAATTCGTTCAGAAAGCAAGGGAAATTGGAATTACAGTTCCGATTATTCCGGGAATAAAACCCATTGCCACAAAAAAACATTTGAAAATCCTGCCGCAGGTATTCAAAATAGATCTTCCTGAAGAGCTGATCAATGAAGTTGAAAATGCAAAAAACAATGAAGCCGTGAAGCAGATCGGAGTAGAATGGGCGATTGCCCAATGCAAAGAATTGCTGGATTTTGGAGTTCCTGTTCTGCACTTTTACTCAATGGGGAAGAGTGATAATATCAAAAAAGTAGCCGGTGAGCTATTCTAATAAAAGTACCAAAATGAAGGAACCCTGCTTTAAAAGGCAGGGTTTTTATTTTAATCAGAACCTGTACAGAATTTCTCTTAAAAATAAAATGGATTATACACTGGCTTAGAAGGAATCAATGAAGTTGATTCCACTTTCGCTCCCTCAAAAATATAACAGCCGCAAATAAAAACTTTGTGTTAATTAAACTCAAGTATCCAGGAAAAGTTATGACAATTAATAAACTTCTCTCTTCCAGCCTCCATCTTCCTTGCCCTAAAGAATTTCATGCCTCTCAAACTCCTTATTCCTGTCAAACAGATACCGGTAAGTAGCCAGCTTTCGCGTTACTGTGGTATCCAGAGTTTCAGCAATCTTAATCATTTTAGGATTAAAATCACCAATCCACTGTAGTTCTGTAATCTTAAAATCTGTATGTTTTCTCAAATGTTGAGTTCCTTCCCAAATCATATATCCGTCAATACCTTTCTTTTGCCATTCCGGAACTACACCAAAAACAAGCCCCACCATTTTCTCATTTTTCTTAAATCGTTTTAAAAATAAGAACTTGAGTTTTTCAAAAATTCCGAACTTTCCATTCAAATATTTAGCCCACTGGTTAAGGTCAGGAATATTGATCCACATCGCAATCGGTTTCTCATTTTCATATACAAACCAGGAGATATGCTCATTGATAATGGGTTTCATCGCATTGAACATTTTCAGAACCTTTGCTTCTTCCAAATGTTTTCCTTCTCCATGAGATGCCCATGCTTTATTATAAACTTCAGTAAAATCTTTTGCAAATTTCGCCAGATTATTCTTTTTCATAGGCTGAGCTGAAATGGCAGGATTTCTTCTGTTTTTTTCATGGGCAATCGTGAAGATTCGCGAAACTTCAGCAAAAACAGGTCTGGTAAAACAAAGCTGCTTAAAATAGATCTGAAATCCATAATTTTCAAAAAGATCTTTGTAGTAAGGGAAGTTATAATTCATTCCAAACAAAGGCTCAGCAAAACCATCAATCAAAAGCCCCCAGAATTTATCCCGCTCCCCAAAATTGATCGGACCATCCATAGCTTCCATTCCTTTTTTCTGAAGCCAGTTTTTACAATGGTCAAAAATAAAATTGGCGGTATTCTGATCATTGATACAGTCAAAAAAACCAATTCCTCCCGTAGGTTGCTTTTGCTCATAACAATGGTTAATGAAAACAGCTACTTTACCAACCGTTTTGTGATTCTTTTTAAACAAAAATCTCTTACACTCGCCGTTTTGAAAGAATTTATTCTTTTCAGGCTCAAAAATTTCCTCAATATACTTATCTAAAGGGCGGATATAATTTTTGTCACGTTGATAAAGTTGTGCCGGGAATTCCAGAAATTCCCTTTTATGGAGTCGGTTTTGTACTTCTTCGACAATAATCATAGGCTTTTTAATCAGAAATGGCTATAAAAGATAATGTTTTTCACCTTATTTGAAATAGAGAAATAGATATTATCCGTATTTTTGCTGCAAATTAAATAAAAATGGTTGATTTTACTGATAACGACGATGATATTTTCACTGGAAAAGAACATACGCCTATAAGGAAAGATGCTTTTGATAAATCGCCACAGGAAAAAATAGAAAAAATTACTGAGCTTTTTGGCGAGATTATGGAAACATTAGGAATGGACATGACAGATGATTCTCTGAAAGATTCTCCAAGACGTGTTGCCAAAATGTATGTGAATGAGATTTTCGGAGGACTTCTTCCTGAAAATAAACCAGGGATTTCCACTTTCTCCAATAAATACAAATACCGCCAGATGCTGGTGGAAAAAGATATCACCGTATATTCTTTCTGCGAACATCACTTTTTACCCATCATAGGAAGAGCCCATGTTGCTTATATTTCCAATGGGGAAGTAATCGGCCTTTCAAAAATAAACAGAATTGTTGATTACTATGCGAAAAGACCACAGGTTCAGGAAAGACTTACCATGCAGATTGTAGATGCTTTAAAAGAAGCTTTGGGGACAAAAGATGTTGCGTGTATCATTGATGCAAAGCACCTTTGTGTCAACTGCAGAGGAATAAAAGACACGGCAAGTTCTACCATTACTGCAGAATTGAGTGGTATTTTCAGAACAAACCCTATTACAAGACAGGAATTTCTGCATTACGTAGGAAGCCATGCAAAATTGGATTATTAATCAATGAACTACCAAATTCTTAAAAATATTATTGATGCCGAACTTCAGAGATTTCAGAATATCCCTGAAGAAGAATGGTCATACAGAAGCTCTCAAGAAAAATGGTCTAAAAAAGAAATTATAGGCCATCTTTGTGACAGTGCTTTAACAAATATCCGTAGATTTGTCGTAACCCAATATAAAGAGAACGAGAATATCGTATATGATCAGAATATCTGGGTAAAAGCTCAGAACTATCAGAATGTTCCTACTTCGGATCTTATTGATCTGTGGAAGTCTTTGAACTACCAGATTGTTCATGTAGTTGAAAATATTCCCGATGACGCATTACAGAGAACTTGTGATACAACCAAAATAGAACCTCAGGTTTTTACATTGGAGTTTATTATTAATGATTATGTAGACCATCTGCAGCATCATTTAAAAGCGATTTAATTATGATAAAATTTAAAAAAGTTTCACATAAGATTTTTATCACAACAATTATTTGTTGTGACAAAAGTAATTTTTAACTAATTTTTGAATCTTTAAAATCATTAAATCTTTTAACTTAAAAATAAATGCAATTAAAAATATATAACTCCCTTACAGCGGAAAAAGAAATATTCAAACCTATTTTAGAAGGAAATGTCGGAATGTATGTCTGCGGACCTACAGTATACAGCAATGTGCATTTAGGAAATGTAAGAACTTTCCTTTCCTTCGATTTTATCTACCGTACCTTGACGCATTTGGGGTATAAAGTAAGATATGTAAGAAATATTACAGATGCTGGTCACCTTACTGACGATGGGAATGTAGATAACGACAGATTCGTAAAGCAAACCAGACTTGAAAAGCTGGAGCCTATGGAAATTGTACAGAAATATACAGTTGATTTCCATAAAGTATTGGATATGTTCAATCTTTTGCCACCCAATATCGAACCTACTGCTACAGGACATATTGTGGAGCAGATCGAATTGACTCAAAAACTTATTGAAAAAGGATTTGCCTACGAAAGCAACGGTTCAGTATACTTCGATGTATTAGAATACAACAAAAGAGGATTGAACTATGGCGAACTTTCAAAACGTAATATAGAAGAACTTTTCGCCAATACCAGAGATCTTGACGGACAGGGAGAAAAGAAAAACCCGCAGGATTTTGCATTGTGGAAAAAAGCATCTCCGGCTCACATTATGAGATGGAATTCCCCTTGGGGAGAAGGTTTTCCAGGATGGCACCTTGAATGTACTGCAATGAGTACGAAGTATTTAGGTGAAACATTTGATATCCATGGAGGAGGAATGGACCTTAAATTCCCTCACCACGAATGTGAAATTGCACAAGGAAAAGCTTGTAATGATGCAGCACCGGTAAACTATTGGATGCATGCCAATATGTTGACAATGAATTCTCAGCGTATGAGCAAATCTACAGGGAACTATATCCTTCCGATGCAGTTGGTTACAGGAGATAATGACTTCTTTGAAAAACCTTTCCACCCTTCAATTGTACGTTTCTGCTTCCTGCAGGCACACTACAGAAGTGTTTTGGATATTTCAAACGACGCAATGATAGCCAGCGAAAAAGGATTCATCAGATTGATGGAAGCGGTGAAAGTATTGAACTCAATTACCCCTGATGATACCAGACAATCCGGTTTCAGCCTGAAAGAATGGAAAGATAAAGCATATGAAGCTTTGACTGATGATTTCAATTCACCAATCCTGATTGCTCACCTGTTTGAAGCTGTGAAATACATCTTTGCCTTGAACGATGGTAAAGAAACAATTTCAACTGCAGATCTAGAAGATTTAAAGTCAACATTGAATGCCTTTATCTTTGACGTTCTGGGATTACAGACCGTGGAAGAAAATAACAATGAAAAACTTGATCAAACTTTAAAAGTTTTAATTGAACTGAGAAATCAGGCAAGAAAATCCAAGAATTTTGACCTTTCAGATCAGATCAGAGACAAACTGCTTGCAGAAGGAATCGAATTAAAAGACGGAAGAGATGGAACATCATACGTTCTGAACTAAAAATATAACTTTATTTTATAAAACATTCCGTAGGAGTCCCACGCGTAGGATTCTTACGGAATGTTTTTTTTGGAACCATTTCGGAAAATATATCTTATCCATTATTATACAGATGATCTTTTTCAGGAGCTATTTCCTGCTATGCATTCATACTCCTCACGCCCGGGCTGTGCGATTCTCAAATCCGCCTGCTCTCCAACGCATGCTGCGGGGTACCCATTTCTATCAGGGCTAGGGGGAGGTTAATGATGAATTATAAATTATGAATTATGAATTCCCCCGAAATACCCTATACTAAATATACATCATCATCTGTGCAAATGCGTGATCTGTGGTTAACCAGTACTCATTCCATAAGAAC is a genomic window containing:
- the metH gene encoding methionine synthase, producing the protein MKYLRLSGLEPLIITPESNFINVGERTNVAGSKKFLRLIKEEKFSEALDIARHQVEGGAQILDVNFDDGLIDGKASMIKFLNLIASEPDIARIPIMVDSSKWEILEAGLQVAQGKCVVNSISLKEGEEEFIKHAKAIKRYGAAVIVMAFDEVGQADSFERRIEISKRSYDILVNQLGFPAEDIIFDLNIFPVATGMDEHRRNAIDFIEATRWVRQNLPYASVSGGVSNVSFSFRGNDTVREAMHSVFLYHAIQAGMNIGIVNPAMLEVYDEINKELLELVEDVILDKREDATERLLDYSEKHKSVKKEKTEDLEWRNNPLQERITYALVKGIDRFIEEDVEEARQSAARPLHVIEINLMTGMGVVGDLFGSGKMFLPQVVKSARVMKKAVAYLQPFIEAEKDGAKPANGKILMATVKGDVHDIGKNIVSVVLGCNNYEIVDLGVMVPAEKIIQTAIAEKVDVIGLSGLITPSLDEMVYIASELERQNLDFPLLIGGATTSKAHTAVKIDLKYKNAVVHVNDASRAVNVVSSLLGDRNKEYVSDLKNDYSDFREKFLNRQVDKDYVSIQEARENYFKIDWENEEIFTPNTIGIKVIENQDLRELLPFIDWSPFFRSWDLHGKYPNILEDEVVGAQAKELFKDAQVILKRILDEKLLTAKAIFGIFKANSNESDDILIFDENNNEQAKFLTLRQQAQRSKGKDYLALSDFIAPQSSGKTDYVGAFCVTTGFGTDELSSEYEKANDDYNSIMVKALADRFAEAYAEFLHKKVRTEYWGYANQESLSNEELIAEKYKGIRPAPGYPACPDHLEKKTIWDLLKVEENTGVFLTESLAMFPTASVSGYYFGSPHAKYFGLGKITEDQLKDYAARRGCSIQEARKWLSPNLAD
- the cysS gene encoding cysteine--tRNA ligase produces the protein MQLKIYNSLTAEKEIFKPILEGNVGMYVCGPTVYSNVHLGNVRTFLSFDFIYRTLTHLGYKVRYVRNITDAGHLTDDGNVDNDRFVKQTRLEKLEPMEIVQKYTVDFHKVLDMFNLLPPNIEPTATGHIVEQIELTQKLIEKGFAYESNGSVYFDVLEYNKRGLNYGELSKRNIEELFANTRDLDGQGEKKNPQDFALWKKASPAHIMRWNSPWGEGFPGWHLECTAMSTKYLGETFDIHGGGMDLKFPHHECEIAQGKACNDAAPVNYWMHANMLTMNSQRMSKSTGNYILPMQLVTGDNDFFEKPFHPSIVRFCFLQAHYRSVLDISNDAMIASEKGFIRLMEAVKVLNSITPDDTRQSGFSLKEWKDKAYEALTDDFNSPILIAHLFEAVKYIFALNDGKETISTADLEDLKSTLNAFIFDVLGLQTVEENNNEKLDQTLKVLIELRNQARKSKNFDLSDQIRDKLLAEGIELKDGRDGTSYVLN
- the metF gene encoding methylenetetrahydrofolate reductase [NAD(P)H] translates to MKITEHIKNANGKTLFSLEVVPPQKGIGIEDLYTNIDPLMEFKPPFIDVTTSREEYIYLDKGNGLMERRITRMRPGTLGICAAIQHKYNVDTVPHLLCGGFTKEETEYLLVDCMYLGIDNVMALRGDAMKGHQYFEPTQGGHPSAMDLVDQINNLGRGKYLHNEEQACDELNKFCIGVAGYPEKHMEAPSMNYDLKWLKQKVDAGADYIVTQMFFDNKKYIEFVQKAREIGITVPIIPGIKPIATKKHLKILPQVFKIDLPEELINEVENAKNNEAVKQIGVEWAIAQCKELLDFGVPVLHFYSMGKSDNIKKVAGELF
- a CDS encoding DinB family protein; this encodes MNYQILKNIIDAELQRFQNIPEEEWSYRSSQEKWSKKEIIGHLCDSALTNIRRFVVTQYKENENIVYDQNIWVKAQNYQNVPTSDLIDLWKSLNYQIVHVVENIPDDALQRTCDTTKIEPQVFTLEFIINDYVDHLQHHLKAI
- the folE gene encoding GTP cyclohydrolase I FolE, translating into MVDFTDNDDDIFTGKEHTPIRKDAFDKSPQEKIEKITELFGEIMETLGMDMTDDSLKDSPRRVAKMYVNEIFGGLLPENKPGISTFSNKYKYRQMLVEKDITVYSFCEHHFLPIIGRAHVAYISNGEVIGLSKINRIVDYYAKRPQVQERLTMQIVDALKEALGTKDVACIIDAKHLCVNCRGIKDTASSTITAELSGIFRTNPITRQEFLHYVGSHAKLDY